The Halalkalicoccus sp. NIPERK01 region ATCCTCGTCAGCGTCCACCCGGCGGCGATGCTGTACGACCGCTCGCAGGAGGAGACGTTCGACGCGACGGTCGAGGAGGCGGCGGCGCTGATCGGCGCGGGAGGGGGCGACCAGTCCCGACTCGACTCGTTTTGATACCGTCGGTCATACTCCCGTGCATCGACTACCGGCAGGGCGGGACCCGCTCGCGCGGTGGCCCGTCACCGCAGGCACACGCCGTCGACTATGATCGACGGTATGAACCGTCGACGGAAAGCGCCTTTACCCGACGGGGACGTACCCCGTCGTATGAGCACGAACACGCAGGCCCCGCGGGCGCCCGAGACGCTCGCGGAGGTCGTCGTCGTCGACTACGGGCTTGGCAACCTCCGGAGCGTCACGCGGGGACTGGAACGGGCCGGGGCCGCAGTCGAGATCACCGACGATCCCGGTGCCTTCTCCGAGGCCGACGGGATCGTCCTGCCGGGGGTGGGCGCGTTCCGCGAGGGCGTCGAGAACGCCGGACCGTACCGCGAACCGCTCCTCGAAGCGGCCGAGCGGGGCCAACCCGTCTTCGGCATCTGCCTCGGGATGCAGATGCTGCTGACGGAGAGTGAAGAAGCCGCCCACGACGGCGAGGGCGACGTCCGGGGGCTGGACCTGATCCCCGGGACGAACCTCCGGTTCTCGCAGGGCCAGAAGGTGCCCCACATGGGCTGGAACGAACTCTCGGTCGAACGGGAGCACCCCCTCGTCGAGGGCGTCGACGGCGAGTACGCCTACTTCGTCCACTCGTACTACGCCGAACCCGAGGACTCTCGAACGATCGTCGCCACCACCGACTACGAGATCGAGTTCCCCGCGATCGTCGCCAACGCCGAGGGCAACGTCTTCGGGACGCAGTTCCACCCCGAGAAGTCGGGCGAGACGGGACTTTCGATCCTGCGGAACTTCGTCGGGATCTGCGCCGAGCGGTAGATATAATTTCGTTCCGACAGTAGCCCGAGCATGATAAAGCGGTTCGCGCCGTGGCTCGGCGTTCTCCTGCTCGCGGTCGTCGGTATCTACGTCGTCGCCTTCGGTGCCGAGGCGTTCACCGATCCCGGCATCGTCGCCTCGGTGGGTGGGATGGTCCTCGCCGCGGTCCTCCTGCTCGTCGGCGGGATGCGAGAGTCGATTCACGTGGGCTCGCGGACGATAGGGTGGAACGTCCTCGTCGGCGCGGCCTACGTACTGTTGGCGGCCACCTTCGTCCTCGCCGTTTTCGATGCCTCGTCGCTCGACGGCGGGGCGACCGCGTGGGTGATGGCCGGCGCGGCCGTCATCGGCGGCGGGTCGCTCGTGTGGTTCGGCGTGCAGGTCGCCTGCGACGGCCGTCACGTCGATATCGACGCAGAGCCGTCGAGCGCCCGGTTAGTCGGGATCGCGCTGGCTATCGTCGTCTCGTTTCTCGCCGGTGTGGTGCTGTGGTCGGTCGTCCTCTGAGAGGGAGTATCGGAGCCATCCGGATACGTCGATTCCCGAGAGCCGACACC contains the following coding sequences:
- the hisH gene encoding imidazole glycerol phosphate synthase subunit HisH, which translates into the protein MSTNTQAPRAPETLAEVVVVDYGLGNLRSVTRGLERAGAAVEITDDPGAFSEADGIVLPGVGAFREGVENAGPYREPLLEAAERGQPVFGICLGMQMLLTESEEAAHDGEGDVRGLDLIPGTNLRFSQGQKVPHMGWNELSVEREHPLVEGVDGEYAYFVHSYYAEPEDSRTIVATTDYEIEFPAIVANAEGNVFGTQFHPEKSGETGLSILRNFVGICAER